The proteins below come from a single Tissierella sp. MB52-C2 genomic window:
- a CDS encoding S8 family serine peptidase codes for MITFFKSRKSKSFVSMMIAMLLTLSSFVSFAENLDTNQSNQELLKDKISSEVFDRFDSGEDKVEVLVKLREQADVERIANDERLQLNSLELDNDEMKLLTREAVIDELESIVERTQYRLLQYIETETKNGNIEEYESYYIVNMIYIKATQDVVNKIALMNDVEKVYFNEKIYLNDYTRDPEGIIEIVEEETDIAEEIEVEEGKFEVIGEEMQETMRASDITPKAVLPSDIEWNIKIVNADKVWSTYGIDGTGVVIGMIDSGVTWNHPALKNKYRGYNPATGAVNHNGNWYDAYAGRTTPYDDSQLPHGTHVMGTILGQEPSGKNAIGVAPGAKFIVAKGLGPNGGSANQLISAGQWMLKPGGNAANAPDIINNSWGGGTGINDWFRGVVRAWRAAGIVPVFAAGNQLRGEPAPWPGSISLPSSYPESFAVAATDSSNRRGSFSKLGPSPYDNSIPKPDISAPGVNIRSSVINGYESGWSGTSMAAPNIAGVAALMLEANPNLSVIQVENTIKNTATPLTDTTYRTSPNMGYGYGLVNALRAVESVSRSQSLQPIKTSTLTGRIINNNTGEAVSDASITIENTSLYTTTNSTGHYTITNIPAGSYTVTVTAAGYNPISDNITINANQEITANGTMVLNTATVQTGTIAGRVIDYNTGAAVSDARVDIDGTSLYAYTDDYGYFILNNVQEGVQTISISGHEHNTVSGNVTVIPGKTINVTARLIPNSDYESTLEDEITEPILEPIIESPIIEVPITESPAVDI; via the coding sequence TTGATAACCTTTTTTAAATCAAGAAAAAGTAAATCTTTTGTATCTATGATGATAGCAATGCTTTTGACGCTTAGTTCATTTGTATCCTTTGCTGAAAACCTAGATACAAATCAAAGTAATCAAGAATTGTTAAAGGATAAGATATCAAGTGAAGTATTTGATAGGTTTGATTCTGGGGAAGATAAGGTTGAAGTTTTAGTTAAATTAAGAGAACAAGCTGATGTAGAAAGAATAGCTAATGATGAAAGATTACAGTTAAATTCTTTAGAGCTTGACAATGACGAAATGAAATTATTGACTAGAGAAGCAGTCATTGATGAGTTAGAAAGCATTGTTGAAAGAACACAATATAGATTGTTACAATATATTGAAACTGAAACTAAAAATGGTAATATAGAAGAATATGAGTCCTATTATATAGTCAACATGATATATATAAAAGCTACACAGGATGTAGTTAATAAAATAGCACTTATGAATGATGTAGAAAAGGTTTATTTTAATGAAAAGATATACCTAAATGATTATACTAGAGATCCTGAAGGTATAATTGAGATAGTAGAAGAAGAAACAGATATAGCAGAAGAAATTGAAGTTGAGGAAGGTAAATTTGAAGTTATTGGAGAAGAAATGCAAGAAACCATGAGAGCAAGTGATATTACCCCTAAAGCTGTATTACCATCAGATATTGAGTGGAATATAAAAATAGTAAATGCTGATAAAGTGTGGAGCACATACGGGATTGATGGTACAGGAGTTGTAATAGGTATGATTGATTCAGGGGTAACATGGAATCATCCAGCCTTGAAAAATAAATACAGAGGGTATAATCCAGCAACTGGAGCAGTAAATCATAATGGGAACTGGTATGATGCATATGCTGGAAGAACAACTCCATATGATGATTCACAATTACCACATGGTACTCATGTAATGGGTACTATATTAGGACAGGAGCCATCAGGTAAAAACGCAATAGGTGTTGCACCTGGAGCTAAATTTATAGTTGCAAAAGGATTGGGACCAAATGGAGGATCTGCAAACCAATTAATATCAGCAGGACAATGGATGCTTAAACCAGGTGGAAATGCTGCAAATGCACCAGATATAATTAATAATTCCTGGGGTGGCGGTACTGGAATCAATGACTGGTTTAGAGGAGTAGTAAGAGCATGGAGAGCGGCAGGAATTGTTCCAGTATTTGCTGCTGGAAACCAACTGAGGGGAGAACCAGCTCCATGGCCAGGATCAATATCTTTACCATCATCATATCCAGAAAGCTTTGCAGTAGCAGCTACAGATTCATCCAACAGAAGGGGAAGTTTTTCTAAGCTTGGACCTTCACCTTATGATAATAGTATACCAAAACCGGATATATCAGCACCAGGAGTAAATATACGTTCATCAGTAATTAATGGGTATGAAAGTGGTTGGAGTGGTACATCAATGGCAGCTCCTAATATTGCAGGAGTGGCAGCATTGATGTTAGAAGCAAATCCAAATCTTTCAGTAATACAAGTAGAAAATACAATTAAAAACACTGCTACGCCTTTAACAGATACCACATATCGAACATCACCTAATATGGGATACGGATATGGTCTAGTGAATGCACTTAGAGCAGTAGAAAGTGTATCAAGATCACAGTCATTGCAACCAATAAAAACCAGCACATTAACAGGTAGGATAATAAACAATAATACAGGAGAAGCTGTTTCAGATGCGAGCATAACAATAGAAAATACATCCTTATATACTACAACTAATAGCACTGGCCATTACACTATAACAAATATACCTGCTGGGTCTTATACAGTAACAGTAACAGCTGCAGGATATAATCCTATATCAGATAATATAACTATAAATGCGAATCAAGAAATAACAGCCAATGGTACAATGGTGCTAAATACAGCAACAGTACAAACTGGTACAATAGCAGGTAGAGTAATAGACTATAATACAGGAGCAGCTGTTTCAGATGCAAGGGTAGATATTGATGGCACCTCACTTTATGCATATACAGATGATTATGGATATTTCATATTAAATAATGTACAAGAAGGAGTACAAACCATCTCGATATCAGGGCATGAACACAATACTGTTTCAGGTAATGTTACAGTCATACCAGGAAAAACTATAAATGTTACAGCTAGATTAATACCAAATAGCGACTATGAATCAACATTAGAGGATGAAATAACTGAGCCAATATTAGAGCCAATCATTGAATCACCAATTATCGAAGTACCAATCACTGAGTCACCAGCAGTTGATATATAG
- a CDS encoding aspartyl-phosphate phosphatase Spo0E family protein codes for MSDIKDLMKNIDELKKNLNILLDKKDFNLQDEEIIKASQELDIAINKYNELIIKNVKK; via the coding sequence TTGTCTGATATAAAAGATCTAATGAAAAATATAGACGAATTAAAGAAAAACTTAAACATTTTACTTGATAAGAAGGACTTTAATTTACAAGATGAAGAAATAATAAAAGCTAGTCAAGAATTAGATATTGCTATAAATAAGTATAATGAATTAATTATTAAGAATGTCAAAAAATAA
- a CDS encoding putative holin-like toxin: MFQAISLMMSFGMLIISLISLVVILTKDNNKGKK; this comes from the coding sequence ATATTTCAAGCAATTTCTTTAATGATGTCGTTTGGTATGCTTATTATATCACTAATCTCCTTAGTTGTTATACTTACAAAGGATAATAATAAAGGAAAAAAATAA
- a CDS encoding HAD family hydrolase, which yields MISYEIPGRDNIVVENIVFDYNGTIAVNGKLIDGVKELINELAKYAKVYILTADTYGTVAKECIHIDAEVLTFPKENVGTSKKEIVRNLGGDKTICLGNGYNDILMFEEAILSIAIVEGEGACGKLLSKADIVARSIEEGIGILLNKNMVKATLRT from the coding sequence ATGATATCATATGAAATACCTGGTAGAGATAATATAGTAGTTGAAAATATTGTATTTGATTATAATGGTACAATTGCAGTAAATGGAAAGTTAATCGATGGAGTGAAGGAGTTAATAAATGAATTAGCAAAATATGCGAAGGTCTATATATTAACAGCTGATACTTATGGAACTGTGGCAAAGGAATGTATTCATATTGATGCTGAAGTTCTAACTTTTCCAAAAGAAAATGTAGGTACGTCAAAAAAAGAGATAGTGAGAAATCTTGGTGGCGATAAGACCATATGTCTAGGCAATGGATATAATGATATTTTAATGTTTGAAGAGGCTATATTATCTATTGCAATAGTAGAAGGAGAAGGTGCTTGTGGAAAACTGTTATCTAAAGCAGATATAGTTGCTAGATCTATTGAGGAAGGAATAGGAATATTACTTAATAAGAACATGGTGAAGGCAACACTTAGGACCTAG
- a CDS encoding phosphate ABC transporter ATP-binding protein, with translation MEIIKVNNLNVSYGNKLILKNLSMPFIKNKITAIIGPSGCGKSTFLTTLNLMLEEYDGKYNGEIIFKDKDIKDYDKDEIRKMIGMVFQKPTPFPLSIYKNMTYAPIYYGIRDKQKLRSLVESNLKKVGLFEEVSNELNMSAMKLSGGQQQRLSIARALTVEPEVLLLDEPCSALDIKNTAIIEEMLLELSKEYTIIIVTHNLSQAKRVADYVAFILDGELIEYGHTNEIFYNPKDKRTKEYLDGIYG, from the coding sequence ATGGAAATAATAAAGGTAAATAATTTAAATGTAAGTTATGGAAATAAGTTAATACTAAAAAATTTATCAATGCCCTTTATTAAAAATAAGATTACGGCAATTATAGGGCCATCAGGATGTGGAAAATCTACATTTCTTACAACACTTAATTTAATGTTAGAGGAATATGATGGAAAATATAATGGAGAGATCATTTTCAAGGATAAGGACATTAAAGATTATGATAAAGATGAAATAAGAAAAATGATAGGTATGGTATTTCAAAAACCTACACCATTTCCCCTATCCATATATAAAAATATGACTTATGCACCTATATATTATGGAATACGAGATAAACAAAAATTAAGAAGCTTAGTAGAAAGCAATTTAAAAAAGGTAGGACTTTTTGAAGAAGTAAGTAATGAATTAAATATGTCAGCCATGAAATTATCAGGAGGACAACAACAAAGACTTTCCATAGCAAGAGCTTTGACTGTAGAACCTGAAGTATTACTATTAGATGAGCCTTGTTCAGCATTAGATATAAAAAATACTGCAATTATTGAAGAAATGTTACTGGAGCTTTCTAAGGAGTATACAATAATAATAGTAACCCATAATTTATCTCAAGCAAAAAGAGTAGCAGATTATGTTGCATTTATTTTAGATGGAGAGCTTATAGAATATGGACATACAAATGAAATATTCTACAATCCAAAGGATAAACGAACAAAAGAATATCTAGATGGAATATATGGATAG
- a CDS encoding ABC transporter permease subunit: MKEKIKDKIFKLWIIASAIMVVTIIAFIFGYILMKGLGSIDLEFIFGNPKGIPLGVEGGIFPAIIGSLLLMALSCVFASILAISTAIYTVFYCSLSRVREMIYLIIQCMAGVPSVVLGMFGYTLLILYFRINRSLLTAAITLGIMIFPYIEVRIEKILNEVNPSIINSSYALGISKFYTIVRLILPICKADIISAILLAGGFAMGATAPIILTGVVIFAPIPQSIFSPVMALPFHLYILTGEGISLQNAYGTAAVLIIILLLINILSLIIGRGRKEHR; this comes from the coding sequence ATGAAGGAAAAAATTAAAGATAAGATATTTAAATTATGGATTATAGCCAGCGCCATAATGGTAGTTACAATTATAGCATTTATTTTTGGATATATTTTAATGAAAGGATTGGGCTCTATAGACTTAGAGTTTATTTTTGGCAATCCAAAGGGTATACCATTAGGAGTAGAAGGTGGAATATTTCCTGCTATTATTGGTAGTTTATTATTGATGGCTTTATCATGTGTTTTTGCATCAATTTTAGCTATTTCAACGGCTATTTATACAGTATTTTACTGTAGCCTTAGCAGGGTAAGGGAGATGATTTATTTAATAATACAGTGTATGGCTGGTGTACCTTCTGTAGTATTAGGAATGTTTGGATATACTCTATTGATCCTATACTTTAGAATTAATAGATCTCTTTTAACCGCAGCCATAACATTAGGAATTATGATATTTCCATATATTGAAGTTAGGATAGAAAAGATATTAAATGAAGTTAATCCTAGTATAATCAATTCTTCCTATGCCTTAGGAATTTCAAAGTTTTATACTATTGTCAGATTAATCTTACCAATATGCAAAGCTGATATTATTTCGGCAATCCTTCTAGCAGGAGGATTTGCCATGGGAGCTACAGCACCAATAATATTAACAGGGGTTGTGATTTTCGCACCAATACCTCAATCAATATTTTCACCTGTTATGGCTCTTCCATTTCATCTTTATATATTAACAGGGGAGGGGATATCCCTTCAGAACGCCTATGGAACTGCTGCAGTACTTATTATAATATTACTATTAATAAATATTCTATCATTGATTATAGGCAGAGGAAGAAAGGAGCATAGATAA
- the pstC gene encoding phosphate ABC transporter permease subunit PstC — MKRLENSIFKGIVSFLTLFSVLILSFIIFFILKESTVFFKEVSITNFIFGKRWNPLGPADKLAIFPIILGTIYVSIIGIIIALPIGIGNAIVLSSYTNGKVKRIIRSIVDVLAGIPSVIYGFIGLLVLVKFLEIKFEFPTGESVLAGGIVLSIMMLPFIISTCEESMEKVYNEYSAYSNALGVSKGYMIRNIVLPNSKRSILASIVLALGRGMGETMAVMMVIGNAPIMPKLLGKCQTIPSLIALEMGMAEVGSLHYHGLYASGFVLMMILLIINVILYIIKRKLI, encoded by the coding sequence GTGAAAAGATTAGAAAATAGTATTTTTAAAGGAATAGTAAGCTTTTTAACTTTATTTTCTGTATTAATACTCTCTTTTATTATATTTTTTATTTTAAAGGAGAGTACAGTATTTTTTAAAGAAGTATCTATAACTAACTTTATCTTTGGCAAAAGGTGGAATCCATTAGGACCTGCTGACAAATTGGCTATATTCCCTATAATACTAGGTACTATATATGTATCAATTATAGGAATTATTATAGCATTGCCTATTGGTATAGGTAATGCTATTGTTTTATCTAGTTATACAAATGGAAAGGTTAAAAGAATAATTAGAAGTATAGTAGATGTATTAGCAGGCATACCATCTGTGATTTATGGATTTATTGGTTTATTAGTACTTGTAAAATTTTTAGAAATAAAGTTTGAATTTCCTACAGGTGAGTCAGTATTAGCAGGAGGAATAGTTCTTTCCATTATGATGCTGCCATTTATTATTTCCACATGTGAAGAATCTATGGAAAAGGTGTATAACGAATATTCAGCATATTCAAATGCTTTAGGAGTCTCTAAAGGTTATATGATTCGAAATATAGTTTTACCTAATAGTAAAAGGAGTATTTTAGCTTCTATAGTATTAGCATTAGGCAGAGGTATGGGAGAGACTATGGCTGTAATGATGGTAATAGGTAATGCACCTATAATGCCTAAATTGCTAGGCAAATGTCAAACGATACCTTCATTAATTGCTCTTGAAATGGGAATGGCGGAAGTAGGGAGTCTCCATTATCATGGTCTTTATGCTTCAGGATTTGTACTTATGATGATTTTGTTAATTATTAACGTTATTTTATATATAATAAAAAGAAAATTGATATAA
- a CDS encoding phosphate ABC transporter substrate-binding protein, which produces MKKKIAFLLITILLFVSLVGCGDSGVSSTLEDSTFKAQMTFNGSSTLAPVISAIATDFIESNTTWNNVDSSFPEENISIYVSAGGSGAGAKSVIEEISDFGMLAREVKSEEKEKIGDMKEFVLGIDALTISINPENPLVKLKDSLSTEEIMKIFSGEYKYWDDLDESLEHKEIVVVIRDLGGGAHEVFQKSIMGDVQVREDAIQSPSMGALVTKIIENKDAIGYASYGMVNQNQGKLIPLKVDGVEPTEENIVNGSYKVSRPLIAIKKGELTQEQQAFMDFVLSDEGSQIIEKMGFVPAN; this is translated from the coding sequence ATGAAAAAGAAAATTGCATTTTTATTAATTACAATACTGCTCTTTGTATCTCTAGTTGGATGTGGAGATAGTGGAGTTAGTTCAACATTAGAGGATAGTACATTTAAAGCACAAATGACCTTTAACGGTTCATCTACTTTGGCACCTGTAATATCAGCTATAGCAACAGATTTTATTGAATCAAATACTACATGGAACAATGTAGATTCTAGCTTTCCAGAAGAAAACATATCTATATATGTATCGGCTGGTGGTTCAGGTGCTGGAGCTAAATCAGTAATAGAAGAAATTAGTGATTTTGGTATGTTAGCTAGGGAAGTAAAGAGTGAGGAAAAAGAAAAGATAGGAGATATGAAGGAGTTTGTCTTAGGTATAGATGCCTTAACAATTTCTATAAATCCAGAAAATCCATTAGTAAAACTAAAGGATAGTTTAAGTACTGAAGAAATCATGAAGATATTCTCAGGAGAATACAAGTATTGGGATGATTTAGATGAAAGCCTTGAGCATAAAGAAATTGTAGTTGTTATTAGAGACTTAGGTGGTGGAGCCCATGAAGTATTTCAAAAAAGCATAATGGGAGATGTACAAGTAAGAGAAGATGCTATTCAATCTCCATCAATGGGTGCCTTAGTTACAAAAATTATTGAAAATAAAGACGCTATTGGTTATGCCTCATATGGTATGGTAAATCAAAATCAAGGAAAACTTATACCTTTGAAAGTAGATGGAGTAGAACCAACAGAAGAAAATATAGTTAATGGATCATATAAGGTATCAAGACCTCTTATTGCAATAAAAAAAGGAGAGTTAACACAAGAACAGCAAGCATTTATGGACTTTGTTTTATCAGATGAAGGTTCACAAATTATTGAAAAAATGGGATTTGTACCAGCAAACTAG
- a CDS encoding D-cysteine desulfhydrase family protein, giving the protein MRLPEKISFANLPTKIEKLGRLSEELGKEIYIKRDDQTGTEISGNKIRKLEYAVKEAINNGCNYLITCGGIQSNHARATAAVARKLGMEVYLALRGNENGEVEGNYFLDKMLGAKIKLVAPEEFNSNVENIMENIKEDLIKEGYKPYIIPMGASNGVGSLGYCEAMEEILQQEKELDIKFDAIVTTIGSGGTYAGLYYANYIKDNDARVYGINICDDAEYFKDIVLKLFKGISIYTGEEIHIDKKDIDILDGYIGNGYALSKENEIEFIHKLAKLEGIILDPVYTGKAMYGLVEEVKKGTFDKHKNILFIHTGGIFGWNSVARSMVNQ; this is encoded by the coding sequence ATGAGATTACCGGAAAAGATTAGTTTTGCAAATTTACCAACTAAAATTGAGAAATTAGGGCGACTAAGTGAGGAGTTAGGCAAGGAAATTTATATAAAAAGAGATGATCAAACAGGAACTGAAATATCTGGAAATAAAATTAGAAAATTAGAATATGCAGTTAAAGAAGCAATAAATAATGGCTGCAATTACTTAATTACTTGTGGTGGTATACAATCAAATCATGCTAGAGCAACGGCAGCGGTAGCTAGGAAATTAGGTATGGAGGTATACCTTGCTCTAAGAGGTAATGAAAATGGTGAAGTTGAAGGAAATTATTTTTTAGATAAAATGTTGGGAGCCAAAATTAAATTAGTCGCTCCAGAAGAATTTAATTCTAATGTAGAAAATATTATGGAAAATATAAAAGAGGACCTAATAAAAGAAGGATATAAGCCATATATAATTCCTATGGGAGCTTCTAACGGAGTAGGATCTTTAGGGTATTGTGAAGCTATGGAAGAAATATTGCAGCAGGAAAAGGAACTAGACATAAAGTTTGATGCTATTGTAACTACCATAGGTTCAGGTGGTACTTATGCAGGATTATACTATGCTAATTATATAAAGGATAATGATGCAAGAGTTTATGGAATAAATATTTGTGATGATGCTGAATACTTTAAGGATATAGTACTAAAGTTATTTAAAGGAATATCCATATATACGGGAGAGGAAATTCATATAGATAAAAAAGACATAGATATTTTAGATGGATATATTGGAAATGGATATGCCTTAAGTAAGGAAAATGAAATAGAATTTATTCATAAATTGGCAAAATTAGAAGGTATAATCTTAGACCCTGTATATACTGGAAAAGCAATGTATGGTCTAGTAGAAGAGGTGAAGAAGGGAACATTTGATAAACATAAAAACATATTATTCATTCATACAGGGGGTATATTTGGATGGAATAGTGTTGCAAGAAGTATGGTAAATCAGTAA
- a CDS encoding rhodanese-like domain-containing protein: protein MNNKRFKFITLIAIMTLAMILTVACGKNPTSSDSGLIKSMTGEELVKQNSGKDKDKVLIIDVRSPEEYKAGHIPNAINMNVDGFEDRIAEIEDLKEFPIITYCNSGKKSGDVAEILVKNGFTNVTNGAGVKEFEYDLVHYDDIRGAAFQNLIDEDKDIVLVDVRPEKQVGEEGMIEGAINIPFDAIESNLDKLPKDKTIALYCNTGTKSAEVAQELEGLGYENVVNAIEGVKEFDFTLVK from the coding sequence ATGAATAACAAAAGATTTAAATTTATTACATTAATTGCAATAATGACATTAGCTATGATATTAACTGTTGCCTGTGGAAAAAATCCAACCAGCTCGGACTCTGGATTAATAAAATCTATGACAGGGGAAGAACTTGTAAAGCAAAATTCAGGAAAAGATAAAGACAAGGTTCTAATCATAGATGTACGTTCTCCTGAAGAATACAAAGCAGGACATATTCCAAATGCTATAAACATGAATGTAGATGGTTTCGAAGATAGAATTGCTGAAATTGAAGATTTAAAAGAATTTCCAATAATAACTTATTGTAATTCAGGTAAAAAAAGTGGAGATGTTGCAGAAATCTTAGTTAAGAATGGATTTACAAATGTAACTAATGGAGCAGGAGTAAAAGAGTTTGAATATGATTTAGTTCATTATGATGATATAAGAGGGGCAGCTTTCCAAAATCTTATAGATGAAGATAAAGATATAGTATTAGTAGACGTTAGGCCAGAAAAACAAGTAGGGGAAGAAGGAATGATTGAAGGAGCTATTAATATTCCATTTGATGCTATAGAATCAAATCTTGATAAATTACCTAAAGACAAAACTATAGCATTATACTGTAATACTGGTACTAAAAGTGCAGAGGTTGCACAAGAATTAGAAGGTCTAGGATATGAAAATGTAGTAAATGCAATAGAAGGTGTAAAAGAATTTGACTTTACCCTAGTAAAATAA